A genomic segment from Desulfobulbaceae bacterium encodes:
- a CDS encoding response regulator, whose product MGKMILTVDDSASVRQMVSFTLKSAGYDVIEAVDGVDAIGKLNSAKVNMIITDLNMPNMNGIELTSAVRATAANKFVPIVLLTTESQDGKKQEGKAAGATGWIVKPFKPEQLLAVVKKLIG is encoded by the coding sequence ATGGGAAAAATGATCTTGACAGTGGATGATTCAGCAAGTGTGCGGCAGATGGTGAGCTTCACCCTGAAGTCGGCGGGGTATGATGTGATTGAGGCAGTAGATGGGGTGGACGCAATAGGTAAATTGAACTCCGCTAAAGTTAATATGATCATCACTGATCTTAATATGCCCAATATGAACGGTATTGAATTGACGAGCGCAGTCAGGGCTACGGCGGCCAATAAGTTTGTCCCCATCGTGCTTTTAACCACTGAAAGCCAAGACGGCAAAAAGCAGGAGGGTAAGGCGGCGGGCGCTACCGGCTGGATTGTCAAACCCTTCAAGCCGGAGCAACTGCTCGCCGTTGTCAAAAAACTCATCGGCTGA
- a CDS encoding STAS domain-containing protein, protein MKWSMGHEGQDMVRLKLSGELTLGFATELKEALTQALNAAPEIVIELENDAEVDLSCLQLFCAAHQTAMSLGLKMSLAMKHNKQFQDVTCLAGLCREKKCAIHPEMGCLLAGGYL, encoded by the coding sequence ATGAAATGGAGCATGGGACACGAAGGCCAGGATATGGTCAGACTGAAACTAAGCGGCGAACTTACGTTAGGTTTCGCCACCGAGTTAAAAGAGGCGCTAACGCAAGCATTGAATGCCGCTCCTGAAATCGTCATTGAACTAGAGAATGATGCGGAGGTAGATTTATCGTGTCTGCAACTTTTCTGTGCCGCTCATCAAACGGCCATGTCGTTGGGCTTAAAGATGAGCCTGGCCATGAAACACAACAAACAATTTCAAGACGTAACCTGCTTGGCAGGCCTGTGCCGTGAAAAAAAATGTGCCATCCATCCCGAGATGGGGTGCTTATTAGCCGGAGGATATCTGTAA